One Novosphingobium sp. G106 DNA segment encodes these proteins:
- a CDS encoding Crp/Fnr family transcriptional regulator — MFTERFLRDKRGVRLDPEERARLEAAISDVRTLEPRSTLVRAGEHLLTSTLLLEGFMSRYIDDRNGLRQLVAVHVPGDFVDLHAYPLKVLDHDVATMTAATVAIVPHQKLDTITSELPELARKLWFATLIDAAIHRAWLFRLGRLDGVGRVAHFLCETNARLASAGLSDGRRFALGLTQNDIAEICGLTNVHVNRVMRHLREERLCVFRSSLVEILDPERLIARGQFNPDYLYIDAGPRDAQPFLAKVP, encoded by the coding sequence ATGTTCACTGAACGCTTCCTCAGAGACAAACGCGGGGTCCGCCTTGATCCCGAAGAACGCGCTCGCCTCGAAGCCGCAATCAGCGACGTCCGAACGCTTGAGCCGCGCTCCACGCTCGTGCGCGCGGGTGAGCATTTGCTTACGAGCACGCTGCTGCTCGAGGGCTTCATGTCGCGCTATATTGATGATCGCAACGGACTGCGGCAGCTCGTCGCCGTGCACGTGCCGGGCGACTTCGTCGACCTTCATGCCTATCCGCTGAAGGTGCTCGATCACGACGTCGCGACGATGACCGCCGCAACTGTCGCCATCGTGCCTCACCAAAAGCTAGACACGATCACAAGCGAGCTGCCCGAGCTAGCGCGCAAGCTCTGGTTCGCGACACTCATCGACGCGGCCATTCATCGTGCATGGCTATTTCGGCTCGGCCGTCTCGATGGAGTGGGGCGAGTGGCCCATTTCCTGTGCGAAACCAACGCCCGCCTTGCTTCGGCCGGGCTCAGCGACGGACGCCGGTTTGCGCTGGGCCTGACGCAGAACGATATCGCGGAAATCTGCGGCCTGACGAACGTTCACGTGAACCGAGTCATGCGGCATTTGCGCGAGGAGCGCCTCTGCGTGTTCCGCTCGTCACTCGTCGAGATCCTGGATCCTGAACGGTTGATCGCGCGCGGACAGTTCAACCCCGACTATCTCTACATCGACGCAGGCCCGCGCGATGCTCAGCCCTTCCTTGCAAAGGTCCCGTGA